The following proteins are co-located in the Hevea brasiliensis isolate MT/VB/25A 57/8 chromosome 11, ASM3005281v1, whole genome shotgun sequence genome:
- the LOC131170353 gene encoding secreted RxLR effector protein 161-like encodes MSPKTDEEMEHMSSVPYSSAVGSIMYVMGTTDVDLTFNRAKMSDSVVSYGDSDFAGDLDKMRSLTGYLFTLFGSAIS; translated from the exons ATGTCACCCAAAAcagatgaggagatggagcacatgtcTAGTGTTCCCTATTCGAGTGCTGTTGGTAGTATCATGTATGTTATG ggtactacagaTGTTGATCTGACATTTAACAGGGCtaagatgagtgattcagttgtTAGCTATGGAGATTCAGATTTTGCAGGGGACTTAGACAAGATGAGATCTTtgacaggttatttgtttactctttttGGAAGTGCTATCAGTTGA
- the LOC110648108 gene encoding alpha-galactosidase, producing the protein MTLGFRIGFLLVLVLCFCKFTVSMNHSSNSRGDYTQFLLSNGVGRTPPMGWNSWNHFQCNIDEWTVKTTADALVSTGLAALGYKYVNIDDCWAEESRDWKGNLRPKSSTFPSGIKALADYVHARGLKLGIYSDAGYTTCSKKMPGSLGHEQQDASTFAQWGIDYLKYDNCYHDGSAPQDRYAKMSYALHKVGRPILYSICEWGEEYPAKWAGQYGNAWRTTGDIKDTWESVTSIADENNRWGRYAGPGRWNDPDMLEVGNGEMTLEEYRSHFSIWALMKAPLLIGCDVRSASRQTLRILGNKEVIDVNQDPLGVQGRKIRSKAGLEIWAGPLSRKRVVVVLLNRSGSRAPISVGWREVGLSPYSPVIVRDLWARSFVSMSKRYGLTAYVAPHACKIYILTPNS; encoded by the exons ATGACATTAGGATTTAGAATTGGGTTTCTCTTGGTTCTTGTTCTATGTTTCTGTAAGTTTACAGTTTCTATGAACCACAGCAGCAACTCTCGTGGAGATTACACTCAGTTCCTTTTGTCTAATGGTGTGGGACGTACACCACCAATGGG CTGGAATAGCTGGAATCACTTTCAATGTAATATAGATGAGTGGACTGTGAAGACTACTG CTGATGCTCTTGTTTCAACTGGGTTAGCTGCACTTGGGTACAAATATGTTAATATAG ATGATTGTTGGGCTGAAGAAAGCAGAGACTGGAAGGGTAATCTGAGGCCAAAATCCTCTACCTTTCCTTCTGGAATTAAGGCCCTTGCTGATTATGTCCATGCTAGAGGCTTAAAACTTGGCATATATTCTGATGCAGG ATATACGACCTGTAGCAAGAAAATGCCAGGCTCTCTTGGGCATGAACAGCAAGATGCAAGCACCTTTGCCCAATGG GGGATTGACTACTTGAAGTATGATAACTGCTACCATGATGGCTCAGCACCTCAAGACAG ATATGCCAAGATGAGCTATGCATTGCATAAGGTAGGCCGGCCAATTCTTTACTCTATATGTGAATG GGGAGAGGAGTACCCAGCAAAATGGGCTGGCCAGTACGGTAATGCTTGGAGAACCACAGGGGACATTAAAGACACCTGGGAGAG TGTCACATCAATTGCAGATGAAAATAACAGATGGGGAAGATATGCTGGTCCTGGCAGGTGGAATg ATCCTGACATGTTAGAAGTGGGCAATGGAGAGATGACGCTAGAGGAATACCGCTCTCATTTTAGTATTTGGGCTTTAATGAAA GCTCCTCTGCTTATTGGATGCGATGTCCGATCTGCAAGCAGACAGACTCTTAGGATCCTTGGAAACAAAGAGGTAATAGATGTTAATCAGGATCCACTAGGAGTTCAAGGCCGGAAAATACGATCAAAAGCTGGTCTAGAG ATTTGGGCAGGGCCACTGTCAAGAAAAAGAGTGGTGGTGGTGCTATTGAATAGGAGTGGTTCCAGGGCTCCTATATCAGTGGGATGGAGAGAAGTTGGACTTTCTCCTTATAGTCCTGTCATTGTTAGAGATTTGTGGGCG CGTTCATTTGTTTCGATGAGCAAGCGTTATGGACTAACTGCATATGTTGCTCCTCATGCTTGCAAGATTTATATCCTCACCCCAAATTCTTGA
- the LOC110648109 gene encoding NAC transcription factor 25, with amino-acid sequence MESTDSSSAFHHPHLPPGFRFHPTDEELVVHYLKKKAASAPLPVTIIAEVDLYKFDPWELPSKATFGEQEWYFFSPRDRKYPNGARPNRAATSGYWKATGTDKPILASNGAQKVGVKKALVFYGGKPPKGIKTNWIMHEYRLVDNNTSASKPPGVDSANKKGSLRLDDWVLCRIYKKNNSQRPMERDKEDSMECLLSSLPIHPKPPVASKPTSHASVLENEENFFEGILTGSDGMQNSSNISQLPSSSPKPHVSIPLVSTSNTLAAKRLLPSQYWNEAAAAAAAGSSMGAPSGKRFQGDLNSCGTATEDNTSFVSLLSQLPQGTPFHPNTFLGSLGDGVLRQQFQLPTMNWNS; translated from the exons ATGGAGAGCACCGATTCATCCTCCGCCTTCCACCACCCCCATCTTCCGCCGGGCTTCCGCTTCCACCCCACCGATGAAGAGCTAGTCGTCCACTATCTTAAAAAGAAGGCTGCTTCAGCTCCTCTTCCCGTTACCATCATCGCTGAGGTTGATCTCTACAAGTTTGATCCGTGGGAGCTACCAA GTAAGGCTACGTTTGGAGAGCAGGAGTGGTACTTTTTCAGTCCTAGAGATCGGAAATACCCCAACGGAGCTAGGCCTAATCGGGCGGCAACTTCAGGGTATTGGAAAGCTACCGGAACAGATAAGCCTATACTAGCTTCTAATGGAGCTCAAAAGGTTGGCGTGAAGAAGGCACTGGTTTTTTATGGTGGTAAGCCTCCGAAAGGGATTAAGACTAATTGGATTATGCATGAATACCGCCTTGTGGATAATAATACTTCTGCCTCAAAGCCTCCAGGTGTTGATTCAGCTAACAAGAAAGGTTCTTTAAGG CTTGATGATTGGGTTTTATGCCGGATTTACAAGAAAAACAACTCGCAAAGACCTATGGAGAGGGACAAGGAGGATTCAATGGAGTGCTTGCTTTCTTCACTACCAATACATCCGAAACCCCCTGTAGCTTCAAAACCTACAAGTCATGCATCGGTACTTGAaaatgaagagaatttctttgaagggATACTAACAGGAAGCGATGGCATGCAAAATAGCTCCAATATTTCTCAGTTACCCTCTTCAAGCCCCAAGCCACATGTCTCCATACCGTTAGTTTCTACTTCCAATACTCTTGCAGCAAAACGTTTACTCCCGTCTCAGTACTGGAATgaagctgctgctgctgctgctgcaggATCATCCATGGGAGCCCCCTCAGGGAAGCGTTTTCAGGGTGATCTTAATAGCTGTGGCACTGCTACTGAAGACAACACCTCCTTTGTTTCTTTGCTCAGCCAGCTTCCACAGGGTACACCATTTCACCCTAATACATTTCTTGGCTCTCTTGGTGATGGCGTTTTGAGACAACAGTTTCAGCTTCCCACCATGAACTGGAACTCATaa